In one Butyrivibrio proteoclasticus B316 genomic region, the following are encoded:
- the trmB gene encoding tRNA (guanosine(46)-N7)-methyltransferase TrmB, producing the protein MRLRNIAGSREVIADSKYTVKEPETKKGLWKKEVFGNDNPIRIEIGMGKGRFLMDLAELNPNVNYVGIEKYSSVLLRAIQKQEQRQLPNVIFIRMDAENITDVFAPSEVDRIYLNFSDPWPKDRHAKRRLPSREFLGRYDKILKPDGVVEFKTDNKDLFDFALEEVEPAGWNLDAVTRDLHNDPVMNEGNVMTEYEEKFSSLGNPIYKYIVSRKGK; encoded by the coding sequence ATGCGTTTAAGAAACATTGCAGGTTCCAGAGAAGTTATTGCTGACAGTAAGTATACTGTCAAGGAGCCCGAGACCAAGAAGGGACTCTGGAAGAAAGAAGTATTTGGTAATGACAACCCGATCCGGATTGAGATTGGAATGGGTAAGGGCAGATTCCTTATGGATTTGGCTGAGCTTAACCCTAATGTCAATTATGTAGGTATCGAGAAGTATTCCAGTGTACTTCTGAGAGCAATACAGAAGCAGGAGCAGAGGCAGCTTCCTAATGTTATTTTCATTAGAATGGATGCCGAGAACATCACTGATGTGTTTGCTCCATCTGAGGTAGACCGAATTTACCTCAATTTCTCAGATCCGTGGCCCAAGGACAGACATGCCAAGAGACGACTTCCATCAAGAGAGTTTTTAGGCAGGTATGATAAAATTCTCAAGCCTGACGGAGTCGTAGAATTTAAGACTGATAACAAGGACCTGTTTGATTTTGCCCTTGAAGAGGTTGAGCCGGCTGGATGGAACCTGGATGCAGTTACACGAGACCTTCATAATGATCCTGTTATGAATGAAGGCAATGTAATGACGGAATATGAGGAGAAGTTCTCATCACTAGGCAACCCGATTTACAAATACATTGTTAGCAGAAAGGGGAAGTAA
- a CDS encoding 3'-5' exonuclease has product MKNYIIFDLEWNQGDAPVVENGKTLNFEIVEIGAVKLNEKKEKIGEFSRLIRPQVFKQMHRITGKLIHLTMEDLESGEPFTDVADEFLKWCGEDPQFCSWGPLDLTEFQRNLDFFGMPLLSDRPIAFYDVQKLYSIAFDDGKSRKALSTVVDEMQMDKDIPFHRALADAEYTARIFRKLGDKVLQRVSFDTYVTPKTRKQEIKITFDNYFKYISREFDSKEDILENIEIMSTKCYLCHRNIRRKVKWFTPNSKHYYSVAYCELHGFMKSKVRIKKAENGRLYVVKTCKFIQPEDVEAMKVKQRKIKKRQSD; this is encoded by the coding sequence ATGAAGAATTACATTATATTTGACCTGGAATGGAACCAGGGAGATGCGCCTGTAGTAGAGAATGGTAAGACACTTAATTTCGAGATAGTAGAGATTGGCGCAGTCAAATTAAATGAGAAAAAAGAAAAGATCGGCGAGTTTTCCAGACTCATAAGACCGCAGGTATTCAAGCAGATGCACAGGATCACAGGTAAGCTGATACACTTGACTATGGAAGACTTGGAGAGTGGTGAGCCATTTACAGATGTAGCCGATGAATTTCTTAAGTGGTGCGGAGAAGATCCACAGTTTTGCAGCTGGGGACCACTTGATCTGACAGAATTTCAGAGGAATCTGGATTTTTTTGGAATGCCTCTTTTGTCGGACAGACCAATTGCCTTTTACGATGTACAGAAGCTCTATAGCATAGCCTTTGATGATGGCAAGTCCAGAAAGGCTCTGTCAACTGTAGTTGATGAGATGCAGATGGATAAGGATATTCCTTTCCACAGAGCTCTTGCAGATGCTGAATACACAGCAAGAATATTCAGAAAGCTAGGAGATAAGGTTCTTCAGAGAGTATCCTTTGATACCTACGTAACTCCCAAGACCAGGAAACAGGAGATCAAGATTACCTTTGATAATTATTTCAAATACATATCGAGGGAGTTTGATTCCAAGGAAGATATTCTGGAGAACATAGAAATAATGAGCACAAAGTGCTATTTGTGCCATCGCAACATTAGGCGTAAGGTCAAATGGTTTACACCAAACAGTAAGCATTACTATTCTGTAGCTTATTGCGAGCTTCACGGTTTTATGAAGTCCAAGGTCAGGATCAAGAAGGCTGAAAATGGCAGATTATATGTAGTTAAGACATGTAAATTCATTCAGCCGGAAGATGTTGAAGCCATGAAGGTCAAACAAAGAAAAATCAAGAAAAGACAAAGCGATTAA
- a CDS encoding D-alanyl-D-alanine carboxypeptidase family protein — MSVITFMILAYSLSFTSFAETIDYQAEAEQRKELPIQSNETSGWPEGPQIGAEAAIVMDASTGTILYAKNIHEELYPASTTKIMTCLLAVENASLSDKITFSNEAVFSVPRDGSSIGMDVGESITLEQALFGIMVGSANEVANAVAEHVSGSIDAFVNLMNQRASELGCTNTHFNNTNGLQDDDHYTSAYDLALIARAFFNNELLCKVGNTPRYHFTETSTQPDDFYLNNKHKLITGEVKFDGIIGGKTGYTDQARETLVTCAERDGVKLICVILKEESPSQFTDTVTLFNYGFNNFTSVNVADTDTRYMPNDSLFFESENDVFGRSGTILSLSKSSTIIIPKTSSINDTDYSVSYDLTEDDLSSSPSAIAKISYTYNGVPIGTALLCYAAQRGNGNFGGSAHTHTTYINVYYIFISAAAFVVLMTIISTVSARVSLNRRYTSKNDRLRYKRRKREYKKGKLHFK, encoded by the coding sequence TTGAGTGTCATCACATTCATGATATTGGCATATAGCCTTAGTTTCACCTCTTTTGCCGAAACCATCGACTATCAGGCAGAGGCTGAACAGCGTAAAGAGCTGCCTATTCAGAGCAACGAAACCTCCGGTTGGCCAGAGGGGCCACAGATTGGGGCTGAGGCAGCTATTGTCATGGATGCTTCCACTGGTACAATCCTTTATGCCAAGAATATCCATGAAGAGTTGTATCCGGCCAGTACCACCAAGATCATGACTTGTCTGCTTGCAGTTGAGAACGCCAGTCTCAGTGATAAGATAACTTTTTCAAATGAAGCTGTATTCAGCGTTCCAAGAGATGGTTCTTCTATAGGTATGGATGTTGGCGAATCAATTACGCTTGAGCAGGCTCTTTTCGGAATCATGGTAGGAAGCGCCAATGAGGTTGCCAACGCTGTCGCTGAACATGTAAGTGGCAGTATTGATGCCTTTGTTAATCTCATGAACCAAAGAGCCAGTGAGCTTGGCTGTACCAATACTCATTTTAACAATACCAATGGACTTCAGGATGATGATCATTACACCAGTGCCTATGATCTGGCGCTTATAGCAAGAGCCTTTTTTAACAACGAGCTCTTATGTAAGGTCGGTAACACTCCAAGATATCACTTCACGGAGACTTCTACCCAGCCTGATGATTTTTATCTCAATAACAAACACAAGCTGATAACAGGTGAAGTCAAATTTGACGGTATTATTGGTGGCAAGACCGGCTATACCGATCAGGCACGCGAGACCCTTGTGACCTGTGCAGAAAGAGATGGCGTCAAGTTAATCTGCGTGATCCTCAAAGAAGAATCTCCTTCCCAGTTTACTGACACTGTTACTTTGTTTAATTACGGTTTTAATAATTTTACCTCTGTAAATGTAGCAGATACCGACACCAGATATATGCCTAATGATTCTCTTTTCTTTGAATCAGAAAACGATGTCTTTGGAAGATCTGGGACAATACTTAGCCTTAGTAAATCCAGTACGATCATAATTCCCAAGACTTCTTCTATAAATGATACAGATTATTCAGTATCTTACGATTTGACAGAAGATGATCTTAGCAGCTCTCCAAGCGCCATTGCCAAGATATCTTATACCTACAATGGTGTTCCGATCGGCACTGCCCTTTTATGCTACGCAGCCCAGCGCGGAAATGGTAATTTTGGTGGCTCCGCTCACACGCATACTACATATATCAACGTATATTATATTTTTATCTCGGCAGCCGCCTTCGTAGTCCTGATGACTATAATCAGTACTGTTTCGGCCAGAGTGTCCCTGAACAGGCGCTACACAAGTAAAAACGACAGACTTAGATACAAACGCCGTAAAAGAGAATACAAAAAAGGAAAACTTCATTTTAAATAA